The Klebsiella quasivariicola region AAGGGGTAGGTCTCTGTTCGTACCTGCTGATCGGTTTCTACTACACCGATCCGAAGAACGGCGCCGCAGCGATGAAAGCGTTTGTGGTGACCCGCGTCGGCGACGTGTTCCTCGCCTTCGCGCTGTTCATTCTTTATAACGAACTCGGTACCCTTAACTTCCGCGAAATGGTTGAGCTGGCGCCGCAGCACTTCGCTAACGGCAGCACCACGCTGCAGTGGGCGACGCTGATGCTGCTCGGCGGCGCGGTCGGTAAATCTGCTCAGCTGCCGCTGCAAACGTGGCTTGCCGATGCGATGGCGGGCCCGACGCCGGTCTCCGCGCTGATCCACGCCGCGACCATGGTCACCGCGGGCGTATACCTGATCGCCCGTACCCACGGCCTGTTCCTGATGACGCCGGAAGTACTGCATCTGGTGGGTATCGTCGGGGCGGTCACCCTGGTGCTGGCGGGCTTCGCCGCGCTGGTGCAGACCGATATCAAACGCGTGCTGGCTTACTCGACCATGAGCCAGATTGGCTACATGTTCCTCGCGCTGGGCGTGCAGGCCTGGGATGCGGCTATTTTCCACCTGATGACTCACGCGTTCTTTAAAGCGCTGCTGTTCCTGTCGTCTGGTTCGGTGATTCTGGCCTGCCATCACGAACAGAACATCTTCAAGATGGGCGGCCTGCGTAAATCCATTCCACTGGTATACGTCTGCTTCCTGGTGGGGGGCGCGGCGCTGTCCGCTCTGCCGCTTATCACCGCAGGCTTCTTCAGTAAGGATGAGATTCTGGCAGGGGCGATGGCCAACGGCCATATCAATCTGATGGTGGCGGGCCTGGTCGGTGCCTTTATGACCTCGCTCTATACTTTCCGGATGATTTTCATCGTATTCCACGGTAAAGAGCAAATTCACGCGCACGCAGGGAAGGGGATCACCCACCATCTGCCGCTGATTGTGCTGCTGGTGTTGTCCACCTTCGTTGGCGCGCTGATTGTGCCGCCGCTGGAAGGGGTGCTGCCGCAGACCACTGAGCTGGCGCACGGTAGCGTGATGACGCTGGAGATTGCCTCCGGGATCATCGCCATTGCCGGTATTCTGATCGCCGCCTGGCTGTGGCTGGGCAAACGCACGCTGGTGACCTCCATCGCCAACAGCGCGCCTGGCCGCTTCTTCGGTACCTGGTGGTTCCATGCCTGGGGCTTCGACTGGTTATACGACAAAGTATTCGTGAAACCATTCCTCGGGATTGCCTGGCTGTTGAAGCGCGATCCGCTGAACGCGTTGATGAATATCCCGGCGATCCTCTCCCGCTTTGCAGGTAAAGGCCTGCTGGTGAGCGAGAACGGCTATCTGCGCTGGTATGTGGCTTCAATGAGCATCGGCGCGGTGGTGGTGCTGGCGCTGTTGATGGTATTGCGTTGATTTGATCGCGCGGTTTTGCCCGGTGGCGCTTCGCTTACCGGGCCTACGAGACCGTAGGTCGGGTAAGCGAAGCGCCACCCGACACAACAAACCGCACTCAAACGTGAATGTAGTCGAATTCGTTGAAAATCGGTCCTGAACGGGACTTTAACAAGGAATAAAAATCGCCATGTTACTACCCTGGCTAATATTAATTCCCTTCATCGGCGGCTTCCTGTGCTGGCAGACCGAACGCTTTGGCGTGAAAGTGCCGCGCTGGATCGCGCTGATTACCATGGGACTGACGCTGGTGCTTGGCCTGCAGCTGTGGATGCAGGGCGGCTATTCTCTGACGCAATCCGCGGGTATTCCGCAATGGCAGTCGGAATTCGTGCTGCCGTGGATCCCACGCTTTGGCATTAGCATCCATCTGGCGATTGACGGCCTGTCACTGCTGATGGTGGTGCTGACCGGCCTGCTCGGCGTGCTGGCGGTGCTCTGTTCGTGGCGTGAAATCGAAAAATACCAGGGCTTTTTCCACCTCAACCTGATGTGGATCCTGGGCGGCGTCATCGGAGTGTTCCTCGCCATCGACATGTTCCTGTTCTTCTTCTTCTGGGAAATGATGTTGGTGCCGATGTACTTCCTGATCGCGCTGTGGGGTCACAAAGCCTCTGACGGTAAAACGCGTATCACGGCAGCCACCAAGTTCTTCATCTATACCCAGGCGAGCGGCCTGGTGATGCTGATCGCTATTCTGGCGCTGGCCTTCGTCCACTTCAACGCCACCGGCGTGTGGACCTTCAACTATGAAGATCTGCTGAAAACCCCAATGTCTCACGGCGTGGAATACCTGCTGATGCTCGGCTTCTTCATCGCTTTCGCGGTGAAAATGCCGGTGGTCCCGCTGCACGGCTGGCTGCCGGACGCCCACTCCCAGGCACCGACTGCTGGTTCCGTCGACCTCGCGGGCATCTTGCTGAAAACCGCGGCCTACGGTCTGCTGCGCTTTGCGCTGCCGTTGTTCCCGAACGCCTCCGCTGAGTTTGCGCCCATCGCCATGTGGCTGGGTGTGATCGGTATCTTCTACGGCGCGTGGATGGCCTTCGCCCAGACCGATATCAAACGCCTGATCGCCTACACCTCTGTGTCCCACATGGGCTTCGTGCTGATTGCAATCTACACCGGTAGCCAGCTGGCGTATCAAGGCGCGGTGATCCAGATGATTGCCCACGGTCTGTCCGCGGCGGGTCTGTTTATTCTGTGCGGTCAGCTGTACGAACGTCTGCACACCCGCGATATGCGCCAGATGGGCGGCTTGTGGAGCAAAATTAAATGGCTGCCGGCGATGTCGATGTTCTTCGCTGTCGCCACCCTGGGGATGCCGGGTACCGGTAACTTCGTCGGCGAATTTATGATCCTGTTCGGCAGCTATAAAGTGGTGCCGGTGATCACCATTATCTCGACATTTGGTCTGGTATTCGCGTCTGTTTACTCGCTGTCGATGCTGCATCGCGCCTACTTCGGTAAAGCGAAAAGCGAAGTGGCGGCGAAAGAGTTGCCGGGGATGTCCCTGCGTGAACTGTCTATCATCCTGCTGCTGGTGGTGCTGCTGGTGCTGTTGGGCTTCTTCCCGCAGCCGATCCTCGACACCTCGCATGCTGCGATGAGCAACATTCAGCAGTGGTTTGTTAATTCTGTTTCTACTACAAGGCCGTAATTCGCCATGACAATAACTCCACAACAACTGATCGCACTGCTACCGCTGCTGATCGTCGGCTTGACGGTGGTGGTTGTGATGCTCTCCATTGCGTGGCGACGCAATCATTTTCTCAATGCCACGCTGTCGGTCATCGGACTTAACGCCGCGCTGGTCTCGCTCTGGTTTGTTGGCCAGAACGGGGCCATGGACGTCACCCCGCTGATCCGCGTTGACGGCTACGCCATGCTCTATACCGGGCTGGTGCTGCTGGCGAGCCTCGCGACCTGTACTTTCGCCTACCCATGGCTTGAGGGTTACAAGGACAATAAAGAAGAGTTCTACCTGCTGGTGCTGATCGCCGCCCTGGGTGGCATTCTGCTGGCCGGCGCCAATCATCTGGCTGCGCTGTTCCTCGGCATCGAGTTGATCTCGCTGCCGCTGTTCGGCCTGGTCGGCTACGCCTTCCGCCAGAAGCGTTCGCTGGAAGCGAGCATCAAATACACTATCCTCTCCGCCGCAGCGTCTTCTTTCCTGCTGTTCGGTATGGCGCTGGTGTATGCGAACTCCGGCAACCTGTCCTTCCTCGCGCTGGGCAAAAGCCTGGCGGACAACATGCTGCACGAGCCGCTGCTGCTGGCGGGTCTTGGCCTGATGATTGTCGGTCTTGGCTTTAAACTGTCGCTGGTGCCGTTCCACCTGTGGACGCCGGACGTTTACCAGGGGGCGCCTGCGCCGGTCTCCACCTTCCTGGCGACCGCCAGCAAGATCGCTATCTTCGGCGTAGTGATGCGTTTGTTCCTGTACATGCCGGTGGGCAACAGCGAAGCGGTACGCGTGGTGCTGGGCCTGATCGCCTTCGCCTCTATCATCTTCGGTAACCTGATGGCGCTGAGCCAGACCAACATTAAGCGCCTGCTCGGTTACTCTTCCATCTCCCATCTCGGCTATCTGCTGGTGGCGCTGATTGCCCTGCAGAGCGGTGAAATGTCGATGGAAGCCGTGGGCGTCTACCTGGCCGGTTACCTGTTCAGCAGCCTCGGCGCGTTCGGCGTGGTCAGCCTGATGTCCAGCCCGTACCGCGGCCCGGATGCTGACTCGCTGTTCTCCTACCGCGGCCTGTTCTGGCACCGTCCGATCCTGTCGGCTGTGATGACGGTGATGATGCTCTCCCTGGCCGGCATCCCGATGACCCTCGGCTTTATCGGTAAGTTCTACGTGCTGGCCGTCGGTGTGCATGCGCATCTGTGGTGGCTGGTTGCCGCGGTGGTTGTCGGCTCGGCGATCGGTCTCTACTACTACCTGCGCGTGGCAGTGAGCCTGTACCTGAGCGCGCCGGAGCAACTGAATCGCGATGCGCCGTCCAACTGGCAGTACAGCGCCGGCGGTATCGTGGTGCTGATCTCCGCGCTGCTGGTGCTGGTGCTCGGTATCTGGCCGCAGCCGCTGATTAGCATCGTGCAGCTGGCGACGCCGCTGATGTAATCAAATTGCTGGTGAACTGAATTAACCGCCGACTTGTCGGCGGTTTTTTTATGCCTGCGGTTTACGCCAGCCGATAGACCATAAAATCCTCCGCCAGTAGCGTATTGGCGAAAACTTCCCGGCATTCCGCCAGCATGCGCAGGCAGCCTTCGGCATCGTAGCGCGAGCTAAAGTGGGTGGCGATTAGCGTGCCGACCCCCGCTTCTTTGGCAAGCGTCGCGGTCTGCTGGCTGGAGGAGTGGCCGCGGCTATTGGCTTTCTCCGCCATCGCCTGTTCAAGGGTGGTCTCGTGGACCATCACATCCGCGCCGCGCGCCATCTCCAGCGCCTGCGGGCAAGGGGCGGTATCGCCAAAAATGGCCAGCGTTTTACCCGGCGTGGCGGGGCCCAGATAGCGGCTGCCGTCGATGATCCGACCATCTTCCAGCGTGACGCGCTGGCCGCGCTTGAGCTGATGAAACAGCGGTCCTGAAGGCACGCCGTCGGCAATCAGCCGGGCGGCGTCCAGGGTGCCGGGCTTATCATGCTGCTCAATGCGATAGCCGTAACACTCCACCGGATGGCTGAGCGGGAACGCCGTCACCCGATAGCCCTCTTCGTCGAAGAGCAGGCCGGGGCCGACTTCGATGATGGTGAGCGGATAGTCGGTCCACGAACCGCTCAGGCGCAGCGCGGTCTCAACAAACTCTTTGAGCCCTTTTGGCCCGTAGAGGGTGAGGGGCAGAGAGTTCCCCTGCATTGAACGGCTGCACAGCAGGCCGGGCAGGCCGAACAGGTGGTCACCGTGCAGATGGGTAATAAAAATTTTATTGAGTTTGCCGGGATGATAGGGCGTGTGCAGAAACTGATGCTGGGTCCCTTCGCCGCAGTCAAACAACCACATTTCGGCGCGGGTCGGCTGTTGCAAATTGAGTATTATCGACGTCATATTACGCGTGCGGGTCGGCACCCCGGCGGATGTCCCCAAAAAAGTTAATTCCATCGTCCAGTGTCCTCAGGGCGAGTCGCAAAGTATCAGTATATCAATAAGGAGCAGCAGATGATGACCTGGCAGGATCTCCACCATAGTGAACTCACCGTTCCCCAGCTGTATGCGCTGCTGAAATTGCGCAGCGAAGTTTTTGTCGTGGAGCAGCAGTGCGTTTATCAGGATGTCGACGGCGATGATTTAGTCGGCGAAAATCGCCATCTGCTCGGCTGGCGCGATGGCGAACTGCTGGCCTACGCGCGGATCCTCAAAAGCGAAGAAGAGTTTGCGCCGGTGGTGATTGGCCGGGTCATCGTCAGCCCCGCCGCGCGCGGTGAGAAGCTCGGCTATCAGCTGATGGAGCAGGCGCTGGCCAGCTGTCAGCAACACTGGCCCCAAAAGGCGATTTACCTCGGCGCCCAGGCGCACCTGCAATCTTTTTACGCACACTTCGGTTTTACGCCAGTGACCGAGGTCTATGATGAGGATGGCATCCCGCACATCGGGATGGCGCGGGAAAACCATGCTGTCTGATTTTTAAGCACCTCAGTCCGGGCGCTGGCAGCGGGTAAGGAAAACCCGCTCCCTCGTCATGGGTACTGCTATTCCGCCGTCGAACCCCTTATAATGTGGGGTTTTACTACCGTGGAGGTTTGCGTGCTGTCTGTTTCCACTGCGCTGGCCCGTTTATCTGACGGCCTGGATGAGTCCTTTCCTGACTCGCCCGGCACGCGAATTATCGATATTGCCTTTCCGCTGAATGATGCCTTCGATCCGCTGCTGTGGTGTGGCCAGCAGCCGCAATGGCCGCAGTTTTACTGGCAGCAGCGTAATGGCGATGAGGAACTGGCGACGCTGGGGGCGGTAAAAACCTTTTCCTCGCTCGACGCGGCGAACCGCTTTTTACGCCAGGCCGGGCAGCAGGATCTGCGTATCTGCGGCCTGAATGCGTTCGAACCGCAGCAGGGTTGCCTGGTGCTGCCGCGACTGGAGTGGCGTCGGTGCGGCGGCAGGGCCGTGCTGCGGCTGGTGCTCCATAGCGACCTTTCCCTGCGCGACGATGCCGCGGCGGCGCGCGTGTTTCTCGCCAGCCTGAGCACCGCTCAGGCGACCCCTGGCGCCATCCCGTCTCCGCTGAGCGAGCGCCACTCATCCGATTATCCTCAGTGGCAGGCAATGATTGCGCGGGCCACCGAGGCAATTAGCGCCGGTGAAATGGATAAAGTGGTGCTGGCGCGGGCAACTGACCTGCAGTTTGCCGCCCCGTTAGATGCCGTGAGCATTATGGCGGCCAGCCGCAGCAGCAATCTCAACTGTTTTCATTTCCTGATGGCGTTCAATGCCCGGCAGGCGTTTTTCGGCTCCACGCCGGAGCGGCTGTTGCGCCGGCGCGGCACACTGCTGCGCACCGAAGCGCTGGCGGGAACCGTTGCAAACCATCTGGACGACGCGAAGGCGCAGCAGCTGGCCGACTGGTTAATGAAAGACGACAAAAACCAACGGGAAAACATGCTGGTGGTGGAGGATATTTGCCAGCGCCTGCAGAGTGAGGCCTCGACGCTGGACGTCCTGCCACCGCAGGTGGTGAGGCTGCGTAAGGTGCAGCATCTCCGACGCTGCATCTGGACCGAGCTGGCGGAGCCCGACGACAGCCGCTGTCTGCTGCAGCTGCAGCCCACCGCCGCGGTGGCAGGCCTGCCACGCCGGGCGGCGCTGGCGTTCATTCAGCGCCATGAACCGTTTTCCCGCGAATGGTATGCCGGTTCCGCTGGCTATTTGTCGCTGGCGCAAAGCGAGTTTTGCGTGGCGCTGCGTTCGGCGAAAGTTGAGAACGACACCCTGCGACTGTATGCCGGGGCGGGGATCGTCAGCGGCTCCGATGCGCAGCAGGAGTGGCAGGAGATTGACAACAAAGCGGCCGGGCTGCGCTCGCTGCTCTGTCCATAAGCCGGGAATGACGATACATATCAAAACGACGTCACTTTGCCTTATCTATACTTAGCATCAATATTTGATAGCGGACAATTTCATGTCAGTAAGCGCATTTAACCGACGCTGGGCGGCGGTGATTCTGGAAGCTTTAACGCGCCACGGCGTACAGCATATCTGCATCGCGCCGGGCTCGCGTTCGACACCCTTAACCCTGGCGGCGGCGGAAAACCGCGCCTTTATCCATCATACCCATTTTGACGAACGCGGCCTCGGCCACCTGGCGCTCGGTCTGGCGAAGGCCAGCCGGCAGCCGGTGGCGGTGATTGTTACCTCCGGGACTGCCACTGCGAACCTCTATCCGGCGCTGATTGAGGCGGGCCTCACCGGGGAAAAGCTGATCCTGCTAACCGCCGACCGCCCGCCGGAGCTGATCGACTGCGGCGCGAACCAGGCCATCCGCCAGCCGGGGATGTTTGCCTCCCATCCGTCGCAGACGATTTCCCTGCCGCGTCCCTCACAGGATATTTCCGCCCGCTGGCTGGTCTCGACCATTGACCAGGCGCTGGGGGCGCTGCACGCCGGTGGGGTGCATATTAACTGCCCGTTCGCTGAGCCGCTATATGGCGATATGGACGATACCGGGCTGGAGTGGCAACAGCAGCTCGGTAACTGGTGGCAGAGCGATAAACCCTGGCTGCGCCAGGCGCTGCAGATGGAGAGTGAGAAACAGCGCGACTGGTTCTTCTGGCGGCAAAAGCGCGGCGTCGTGGTCGCGGGCAGGATGAGCGCCGCGGAAGGTAAAAAAGTGGCTGAATGGGCGCAGACCCTCGGCTGGCCGCTGATCGGCGATGTCCTGTCGCAGACCGGGCAGCCGCTGCCGTGCGCCGATCTGTGGCTGGGTAACGGCAAAGCGGTCAGCGAGCTGGCGCAGGCGCAAATCATCGTCCAGCTCGGCAGCAGCCTGACCGGCAAACGCGTGCTGCAGTGGCAGGCCACCTGTGAGCCGGATGAGTACTGGCTGGTGGATAATCTGCCCGGTCGCCTCGATCCGGCGCAGCACCGCGGTCGTCGTCTGTTCTCAAGCGTTGAGCGCTGGCTTGAACTGCATCCGGCGGAGAAACGCCAGCCGTGGGCGACGGACATTCCTGAGCTCTCCCGCCAGGCGTGGCAGGCCGCGGTCGCCAGCAGCGAACCTTTTGGCGAAGCGCAGCTGGCGCAGCGTATTCGGCGCTACCTACCGGAGCAGGGGCAACTTTTCGTCGGCAACAGCCTGGTAGTACGCCTGATCGACGCCCTGGGGCAACTACCGGCCGGGTATCCGGTCTACAGCAACCGCGGCGCCAGCGGGATTGATGGCTTGATCGCCACTGCCGCCGGCGTACAGCGCGCCAGCGCGCGGCCGACGTTAGCGATCGTCGGCGATCTGTCGGCGTTATACGATCTCAACTCGCTGGCCCTGCTGCGTCAGGTATCGGCGCCGCTGGTGCTGATCGTAGTGAACAACAACGGTGGGCAGATCTTCTCCATGCTGCCGACGCCGCAGGACGAGCGTCGGCAGTTCTATTTAATGCCGCAGGACGTCGATTTTAGCCACGCGGCGGCGATGTTCGGCCTGGCCTATCATCGCCCTGATGACTGGCAGTCGCTGGATGAGGCGCTGGCCGGCGCCTGGCGCCGCGCCGGGGCGACGGTGATTGAGCTGGCGGTCAATGAGACCGACGGCACGCAGACGCTCCAGCAACTGCTGGCGCAGGTAAGCCGCCTGTGATCCTTAGCGCTACTGTCGAAAACGGCCAGCCGGGCTATCCCTGGTTGGTGTTCCTGCACGGTTTTTCCGGTGACCGCAATGAGTGGCGGGAAGTAGGTGACGCTTTTCCTGCCTGGCCGCGGCTGTATCTGGATCTGCCGGGCCACGGCGGCTCCGCGGATATCGCGGTACAGGATTTTTCCGCAGTCAATGCCCTGCTGCAGGCTACGCTTGATAGTTACAACATACATAAGTATTGGCTGATCGGCTACTCGCTGGGCGGCCGGGTGGCGATGAACTTTGCCTGCCAGCCGCGCGCGGGCCTGCGCGGGCTGATTGTCGAGGGCGGACATCCGGGCCTGCAGGATGAAGAGGCCCGGCAGGCGAGACGCAGCAATGACAGCGCCTGGGCGGCGCGTCTCCGCCGCGAGCCGTTAACCCAGGTCTTTACCGACTGGTATCAGCAACCGGTCTTCGCTTCGCTGAATGCCGCGCAGCGTGAGTCTTTGGTCGCCTTACGTAGCCGCAATAACGGCGCGACGCTGGCGGCGATGCTAGAGGCGACCTCCCTTGCCCGGCAGGCCGATCTGCGCACCTCTCTGCAGGCGCGCAATTTTTGTTTTCACTACCTGTGCGGCGAACGCGACGCAAAGTTTTGCGCCATCGCCCAGGCGCTCGCGGCGGATCTCCATCTTATTCACCATGCCGGACACAACGCGCACCGGGACAATCCCGCGGCGGTGATTGCCTGTCTGGCGCAGATTCTGGCAAGTTAACTGAAGGACATTTTATGATCTCTCTTGATGAAGCAATGCTCTATGCCCCCGTTGAATGGCACGATTGTTCCGAAGGCTACACCGATATCCGCTATCACAAATCGGCTGACGGCATTGCCAAAATCACCATCAATCGCCCGCAGGTGCGCAACGCCTTCCGCCCGCTGACCGTCAAGGAGATGATTCAGGCGCTGGCGGATGCGCGCTATGACGATAATATCGGCGTCATTGTGCTGACCGGTGAAGGCGAGAAAGCCTTCTGCGCCGGCGGTGACCAGAAAGTCCGTGGCGACTACGGCGGCTATCAGGACGACTCCGGCGTTCACCACCTTAACGTACTCGACTTCCAGCGCCAGATCCGTACCTGCCCGAAACCGGTGGTGGCGATGGTGGCCGGCTACTCTATCGGCGGCGGCCACGTGCTGCACATGATGTGCGATCTGACCATTGCGGCGGATAATGCCATCTTCGGCCAGACCGGACCGAAAGTCGGCTCTTTCGATGGCGGCTGGGGCGCTTCCTATATGGCGCGGATCGTCGGGCAGAAAAAAGCGCGCGAAATCTGGTTCCTGTGCCGTCAGTACGACGCCCAGCAGGCGCTGGATATGGGGCTGGTGAACACCGTGGTCCCGTTGGCAGAACTGGAAAAAGAGACCGTGCGCTGGTGTCGTGAAATGCTGCAAAACAGCCCGATGGCGCTGCGTTGCCTGAAAGCGGCGCTGAACGCCGACTGCGATGGCCAGGCCGGGCTGCAGGAGCTGGCGGGTAACGCCACCATGCTGTTCTACATGACGGAAGAAGGGCAGGAAGGACGTAACGCCTTCAACCAGAAACGTCAGCCAGACTTCAGCAAATTTAAACGGAATCCATAATGCGCGTTTCGCAGGTTTACCGCTGGCAGATACCGATGGACGCGGGCGTGGTTCTGCGCGAGCGGCGGTTAAAAACCCGCGATGGGCTGTTCATCCGCCTGCAGGAGGGGGAACGCGAAGGCTGGGGGGAAATTTCTCCCCTGCCGGGATTCAGTGACGAAACGCTGGAAGCGGCGCAAATGGCGCTGCTGGCGTGGGCGCGGGCCTGGCGCGACGGCGCCGAGCCGCCGCTTCCCATGCAGCCCTCCGTCGCTTTTGGTATTAGCTGCGCGCAGGCGGAGCTTGGCGGCGAACTACCGCAGGCGGCGGATTATCGCGCGGCGCCGCTCTGTTCCGGCGACCCGGATGAACTGTTCGCCAGGCTGGCGGCGATGCCCGGCGAGAAAGTCGCTAAGGTGAAAGTGGGGCTGTGGGAGGCGGTACGCGACGGCATGGTGGTGAATCTGCTGCTGGAAGCAATCCCCGACCTGCAGCTGCGGCTGGATGCCAACCGG contains the following coding sequences:
- the menC gene encoding o-succinylbenzoate synthase, whose translation is MRVSQVYRWQIPMDAGVVLRERRLKTRDGLFIRLQEGEREGWGEISPLPGFSDETLEAAQMALLAWARAWRDGAEPPLPMQPSVAFGISCAQAELGGELPQAADYRAAPLCSGDPDELFARLAAMPGEKVAKVKVGLWEAVRDGMVVNLLLEAIPDLQLRLDANRAWTPLKAQQFAKYVNPAYRQRIAFLEEPCKTREDSRAFSRETGIAIAWDESLREADFRFVAEPGVRAVVIKPTLTGSLQKVQQQVAAAHALGLSAVISSSIESSLGLTQLARVAAWLTPQTIPGLDTLSLMGAQLVRPWPESTLPLINVDGLEPLL